A portion of the Eubacterium maltosivorans genome contains these proteins:
- a CDS encoding GGDEF domain-containing response regulator has protein sequence MRASERQTVLIVDDSILICQQIKNIMKEEDINLEEAHSAKEALAAMELCRPDLVLLDVVLPDAEGYDLCRQLQERDENNASIIFITSKDSDKDVMRGFSLGACDYIKKPFGQEELKSRVVAHLSMKKQKDELDRMNRELKNNMEKLNYMAFRDGLTGLYNRRYVQDDLMGEMQSHNRKDVGCVLIMGDVDDFKIVNDQYGHEAGDVALICVSNIMESICRRHRVIRWGGEEFLIVLFSVTEEEAYEISESIRGEVEAFPFVDGDTSFNCTITLGLSVYDDTEDMKHNIERADKALYAGKRSGKNRSVWYSEVQGMEL, from the coding sequence ATGAGAGCATCAGAGAGGCAGACCGTATTGATTGTTGACGACAGCATACTGATCTGCCAGCAAATAAAAAACATCATGAAAGAGGAAGACATCAATCTGGAGGAAGCCCACTCAGCAAAAGAGGCGCTGGCCGCCATGGAGCTGTGCAGGCCCGATTTGGTTCTGCTGGATGTGGTGCTGCCAGACGCAGAGGGATATGATCTTTGCAGACAGCTTCAGGAAAGAGATGAGAACAACGCCTCCATTATTTTTATCACGTCAAAGGACAGTGATAAAGACGTGATGCGGGGGTTCTCCCTTGGCGCCTGCGATTATATTAAAAAGCCCTTTGGGCAGGAAGAACTGAAATCCCGCGTGGTTGCGCACCTGAGCATGAAAAAACAGAAGGATGAGCTGGACCGGATGAACCGGGAGCTCAAAAACAATATGGAAAAGCTCAATTATATGGCCTTCAGAGACGGGCTAACCGGTCTTTATAACAGGCGCTACGTGCAGGATGACCTCATGGGCGAAATGCAGAGCCATAATCGGAAGGATGTGGGCTGTGTCCTGATCATGGGTGACGTGGATGATTTTAAAATTGTCAACGACCAGTACGGCCACGAGGCCGGAGACGTGGCACTGATCTGTGTGTCCAATATTATGGAGAGCATCTGCCGCAGGCACCGCGTGATCCGGTGGGGCGGGGAGGAGTTTCTGATCGTGCTGTTTTCCGTCACAGAGGAGGAGGCCTATGAGATCAGCGAGAGCATCCGGGGTGAGGTAGAAGCCTTTCCCTTTGTGGACGGCGATACATCCTTTAACTGTACCATTACCCTTGGCCTCTCCGTGTATGACGACACCGAGGATATGAAGCATAATATCGAGCGCGCAGACAAAGCGCTTTACGCAGGCAAGCGCAGCGGGAAAAACCGCAGCGTCTGGTACAGCGAAGTCCAGGGAATGGAGCTTTGA
- a CDS encoding chemotaxis protein CheA, with protein sequence MSFFEADVQAMLEVYLLETSQLMEKLDEILLRSEASGALAAEDINSIFRIMHTTKSSSAIMGLDSLQATAHRLEDLFSELRDDPQKMKKAEKEIFELLFDVSDFIKAELGRMNREDYMPESADVFERRIKGCLDQIKTLEQEDSGQTEESLPAFLKKPGVIVKVTFEQGCKMENVRAFMLMKQLSAACPGAECFPDSPEKHPESADFIRESGMLFCIAEEALEKALPILQRGLFVSQCELLAKNPLPVPEARQQASTPLPGAGDKKEADYVAVEKVESEFLNVRTARLDHVQNLLGELMLSVASLTSRLEAMHCGDDIEKLTVQTHQVLEALEDTVIHMRMVPVERIVPKLRRVLRDVARSENKAVNLTVTGQDVEADNNIMDQLLEAAMHIMRNAVDHGIEAPEEREKAGKSREGDIRLSVESHGGELVAKISDDGRGMDVEKLRQKAREKNLFTKPEETYTTEEILELSTLPGLSTNQVANEYSGRGVGMDIVKKIADEAGGHLRIESEKGQGTTVILNMPLTHTIVECIRFSAGTQMFSLPAHQVQRYFEYTQENPNLHIENGEEVIICEGRALPIIDLARHYGLERSEHPERIILHVRGPARETCIKAGLVMQREKIVLKPLPALFGEHFKEKTAMNGCSVMGDGQICMALDIEALIRRVGNAARREGEGDERPE encoded by the coding sequence ATGAGCTTTTTTGAAGCCGACGTACAGGCTATGCTGGAGGTCTACCTGCTGGAAACCAGCCAGCTCATGGAGAAGCTGGACGAAATCCTGCTCCGGTCCGAGGCGTCCGGAGCGCTTGCGGCCGAGGACATTAACAGCATTTTCAGGATTATGCACACCACCAAAAGCTCCTCGGCCATTATGGGGCTTGACAGTCTTCAGGCCACCGCGCACCGGCTTGAGGATCTGTTTTCAGAGCTGCGGGACGATCCGCAGAAGATGAAAAAAGCCGAAAAAGAAATTTTCGAGCTGCTCTTTGACGTTTCCGATTTTATAAAGGCCGAGCTGGGAAGAATGAACAGGGAGGACTACATGCCTGAAAGTGCCGACGTCTTCGAGCGCCGGATTAAAGGCTGCCTGGATCAGATCAAGACCCTGGAACAGGAAGACAGCGGCCAGACCGAGGAAAGCCTGCCCGCATTTCTTAAAAAGCCCGGCGTGATCGTCAAAGTGACCTTTGAACAGGGCTGCAAAATGGAAAATGTGCGGGCCTTTATGCTCATGAAGCAGCTGAGCGCGGCCTGTCCCGGCGCAGAGTGCTTTCCAGACAGCCCGGAAAAGCACCCGGAAAGCGCCGATTTTATAAGAGAAAGCGGCATGCTCTTCTGCATCGCGGAGGAGGCGCTGGAAAAAGCCCTGCCCATTTTGCAGAGAGGGCTCTTTGTAAGCCAGTGTGAGCTGCTGGCCAAGAACCCACTGCCTGTTCCAGAGGCGAGGCAGCAGGCCAGTACGCCACTGCCCGGGGCGGGGGATAAAAAAGAAGCCGATTATGTAGCGGTTGAAAAGGTAGAAAGCGAATTTTTGAACGTTCGGACAGCCCGGCTGGATCATGTCCAGAACCTTCTCGGCGAGCTCATGCTGTCCGTTGCCTCCCTGACCAGCAGGCTGGAAGCAATGCACTGTGGTGACGACATCGAGAAGCTGACCGTTCAGACCCACCAGGTGCTGGAGGCGCTGGAAGACACCGTCATTCATATGCGCATGGTGCCAGTGGAGCGGATTGTGCCAAAGCTGCGGCGTGTGCTGCGGGATGTGGCCAGGTCAGAGAATAAAGCCGTGAACCTGACCGTTACAGGCCAGGATGTGGAGGCCGACAATAACATCATGGACCAGCTGCTGGAGGCCGCCATGCACATTATGCGCAATGCTGTCGATCACGGCATTGAGGCGCCCGAAGAACGGGAAAAGGCCGGGAAAAGCCGCGAGGGAGATATCCGGCTTTCGGTTGAGAGCCACGGCGGCGAGCTCGTTGCCAAAATAAGCGATGACGGCAGAGGCATGGATGTGGAAAAGCTCCGCCAGAAAGCCCGGGAAAAAAATCTGTTTACCAAGCCTGAGGAAACGTATACCACAGAAGAAATTCTTGAGCTCAGCACCCTGCCAGGGCTTTCTACCAACCAGGTGGCCAACGAGTACTCCGGCCGTGGCGTAGGCATGGATATTGTCAAAAAAATTGCCGATGAGGCCGGCGGCCATCTGCGCATCGAAAGCGAAAAGGGACAGGGCACCACCGTGATTTTGAACATGCCCCTGACCCATACCATCGTAGAGTGCATCCGGTTCAGCGCCGGGACCCAGATGTTCTCACTGCCAGCACATCAGGTACAGCGTTACTTTGAGTACACCCAGGAAAATCCTAACCTCCATATCGAAAATGGTGAGGAGGTGATCATCTGCGAGGGCAGGGCGCTGCCCATCATTGACCTCGCCAGGCACTACGGGTTAGAGAGAAGCGAGCACCCAGAACGGATCATCCTGCATGTGCGCGGGCCGGCGCGGGAAACCTGCATCAAGGCAGGGCTGGTTATGCAGCGGGAAAAAATCGTTCTAAAGCCGCTGCCGGCACTGTTTGGCGAGCATTTTAAAGAAAAGACAGCCATGAACGGCTGCAGCGTCATGGGTGACGGACAAATCTGTATGGCGCTGGATATCGAGGCCCTGATCCGCAGAGTTGGGAATGCCGCCAGAAGGGAAGGAGAGGGCGATGAAAGACCAGAATAA
- a CDS encoding tyrosine-type recombinase/integrase, whose amino-acid sequence MKESITMQDWLKTWERPVKKSSLKTYKSYERAHIIPFWGQIHLDEITGADLKKFKNFLSKKLAGKTVQDILSYLNTILQDAEKQGHLVRPELPKVKVPQREKEILDYREHKRLSQWLRQSTSPKDVGILLALSTGMRLGEVLGLRQKDIDLDTGVLHVRHNRQRIYNPQTNTYPVEDLTPKTQKSRRDIPLHPGLRAVLKNYMATQKKPNKNQPLIVGPTGKAYDAKTMAYRFDQLKKELNLNPGLTFHSLRHSFATRALELGSDMGTVSVLLGHSSVSFTLSRYSHCVTEQKRRQMEKIAECF is encoded by the coding sequence ATGAAAGAAAGCATTACCATGCAGGACTGGTTAAAAACATGGGAGCGTCCTGTAAAAAAAAGCAGCCTGAAAACCTATAAAAGCTATGAACGCGCGCACATTATCCCATTTTGGGGACAAATACATCTGGACGAGATCACCGGGGCAGACCTGAAAAAATTCAAAAATTTTCTAAGTAAAAAATTGGCTGGGAAAACAGTTCAAGACATACTGTCCTACCTGAACACCATTCTTCAGGACGCCGAAAAGCAGGGACACCTGGTTCGTCCAGAGCTTCCAAAGGTCAAGGTGCCGCAGCGGGAAAAAGAAATACTGGATTACCGCGAGCACAAAAGGCTCAGCCAATGGCTCAGGCAGAGCACATCGCCAAAGGATGTGGGAATCCTGCTGGCGCTGTCGACAGGAATGCGGCTGGGCGAGGTGCTGGGGCTCAGGCAGAAGGATATCGACCTGGATACCGGCGTGCTGCATGTGCGGCACAACCGCCAGCGGATTTATAACCCGCAGACCAACACCTACCCAGTGGAAGATTTGACCCCCAAAACACAGAAAAGCCGGAGAGATATTCCCCTGCATCCAGGACTAAGGGCTGTCTTAAAAAACTATATGGCCACACAGAAAAAACCCAATAAAAATCAGCCGCTCATTGTCGGTCCAACTGGGAAAGCCTACGATGCAAAAACAATGGCATACCGTTTCGACCAGTTAAAAAAAGAATTGAATCTTAATCCTGGCCTTACCTTTCACAGCCTGCGCCACAGTTTTGCGACCCGGGCGTTGGAGCTGGGATCCGATATGGGAACCGTTTCGGTATTGTTAGGCCACAGCAGTGTAAGCTTTACCCTAAGCCGCTACAGCCATTGCGTAACCGAGCAGAAACGCCGCCAAATGGAAAAAATAGCAGAATGTTTTTAA
- a CDS encoding LytR/AlgR family response regulator transcription factor: MKNAVNMTRDIIRLHYNRKLDEIIKSMDENVVWIGPLGSQYVKGVENVREILSIEQEIPFAVSNECYDLLYEDAHTVAAYGHYTISNTGVNHFFFVQDQRCTFIYRKEPEDLKVIFMHVSNPADYLLGKNEDFPFAIGRRAYDIVDKKLRIKKEKPKRVKFKDAENGDYYVDLNDVIYIEAMHRKCRVVCVKRAFEIKEIISDLAQRLPGNFLRIHRSYIINMDYVTDCHRYQVNMVKGIQLPIPVKRYPQVFDQLTAYHPG, from the coding sequence ATGAAAAACGCGGTAAATATGACAAGAGACATTATTCGGCTGCACTATAACAGAAAGCTGGACGAGATTATAAAAAGCATGGATGAAAACGTTGTGTGGATCGGGCCCCTTGGCAGCCAGTACGTAAAAGGCGTTGAGAACGTGCGCGAGATTTTGAGCATCGAGCAGGAAATCCCCTTTGCGGTGAGCAACGAGTGCTACGATCTGCTCTACGAGGATGCCCACACCGTTGCCGCCTACGGCCATTACACCATCTCCAACACCGGCGTCAACCATTTCTTTTTTGTGCAGGATCAGCGGTGCACCTTTATCTACCGGAAAGAGCCGGAGGACCTGAAGGTTATTTTTATGCACGTTTCCAACCCTGCCGACTACCTGCTGGGAAAAAACGAAGACTTTCCCTTTGCCATTGGCCGCAGAGCCTACGACATCGTCGATAAAAAGCTCAGGATAAAAAAAGAAAAGCCAAAGCGCGTCAAATTTAAAGACGCCGAAAATGGTGATTACTATGTCGATTTAAACGACGTGATCTATATCGAGGCCATGCACCGCAAATGCCGCGTGGTGTGCGTCAAGCGCGCCTTCGAAATCAAAGAGATCATCAGCGATCTGGCCCAGAGACTGCCCGGCAATTTTCTGCGCATCCACCGCAGCTACATCATAAACATGGACTATGTGACCGACTGCCACCGCTACCAGGTAAACATGGTAAAAGGCATACAGCTGCCCATACCAGTCAAACGCTATCCCCAGGTCTTTGACCAGCTGACCGCCTACCACCCTGGTTGA
- a CDS encoding chemotaxis protein CheW produces the protein MKDQNKKEILCFESSGKTYAAEFENIVEICFDTRLHSIPCQPSYFCGVYHYKGMVVPVVQLEEEKIPESRSPVLLILRSGVYQFGIALLKEPYIQAVDEAERTADAARRLSASRPREKAIYTHKDKIILLLDMEKTAENLVACP, from the coding sequence ATGAAAGACCAGAATAAAAAGGAAATCCTGTGCTTTGAAAGCAGCGGAAAAACCTATGCGGCCGAGTTTGAAAACATCGTCGAAATCTGTTTTGATACCCGCCTCCACAGCATCCCCTGCCAGCCCTCTTATTTTTGCGGCGTGTACCATTACAAAGGTATGGTGGTGCCCGTTGTGCAGCTGGAAGAAGAGAAAATACCTGAAAGCCGGTCGCCCGTACTGCTGATTCTGCGAAGCGGCGTGTACCAGTTCGGTATTGCCCTGCTAAAAGAGCCCTATATCCAGGCTGTTGACGAAGCCGAGAGAACAGCCGACGCCGCCAGAAGGCTGAGCGCCAGCCGCCCAAGGGAAAAAGCGATCTATACCCACAAAGATAAAATTATCCTGCTGCTGGATATGGAAAAAACCGCCGAAAACCTTGTGGCCTGCCCATAA
- a CDS encoding type IV toxin-antitoxin system AbiEi family antitoxin domain-containing protein — translation MDKKETAEKIINNAGGIAKTSEFVSAGLSNFDVANLCNDGYIERIRHGYYQLAEKKDIKEEQILASLLPEGIVCVESALFYYGYSDFTPRQWSIAVPRTFSRTRLKFDTLPMKIYYIQNSQYEIGKTEGNFNGVKLTVYDRERTICDCFKYRTKLDNELFNKALNAYVADDKKNLSNLSKYAKEMRVYTKLMNVMEVLLNA, via the coding sequence ATGGACAAAAAAGAAACTGCTGAAAAGATAATAAATAATGCAGGTGGCATTGCTAAAACTTCTGAATTTGTTTCCGCAGGGCTTTCAAATTTTGATGTTGCCAATTTGTGCAATGACGGATATATCGAGCGTATACGACACGGATATTATCAGCTTGCCGAGAAAAAAGATATAAAAGAGGAACAAATACTTGCTTCGCTTCTTCCTGAAGGTATTGTTTGTGTTGAGTCTGCACTTTTTTATTATGGATACAGTGATTTTACACCAAGACAATGGTCTATCGCTGTTCCAAGGACATTTTCAAGAACAAGACTGAAATTTGATACTTTGCCTATGAAAATATATTACATTCAAAATTCTCAATATGAAATAGGAAAAACAGAAGGCAATTTTAATGGAGTAAAACTTACTGTTTATGACCGTGAGCGTACGATTTGCGATTGCTTTAAATATCGTACTAAGCTCGACAATGAGCTGTTTAATAAGGCTCTTAACGCCTATGTCGCAGATGATAAAAAGAATTTAAGTAATCTTTCAAAATACGCAAAGGAAATGCGTGTTTACACAAAACTGATGAATGTAATGGAGGTGCTTCTAAATGCCTGA
- a CDS encoding S8 family serine peptidase, whose amino-acid sequence MKKRILCILLSLLMVLSLVPAGALAQEEETPVSYDNCAAGEAIVCMEKASPLSRSAVPSLLAGAEVLMDISEAPAAGARSLSADAGGQVLALVRDENRSTEELIAELNTYPQVAFAEPNYAISPITDEASVPAAVEESPAPETAVPAESNTAAAAPAAEAAQAAPAAKAPGAVNTADIMTNYQWAYDNTGNYFSSLPGFDMHYDGWNQASGTSGSDDVVIAVLDTGVDAKNPDLENKMWSRGGLNLPGGEHGINYGGYTDEQMADTSDPNGHGTHCAGIIGAEWGNGGVSGTSQNAKIMALRYGSFISTVLACYDYMASAIDLDVNLKAVNCSFTSSGSPKSLDLAVEKLGKMGLVSVYGSANSAADNDKTGILSSTFIDNPYAVVVDAANAYGQMALYSCYGQRTTDIVAPGSRILSTWPTDKAFYYPEFSNSNLFYEGFENADSLKFYTDADPAKGKECGEITGEKVYNGQKSLKLQGTAEGNTVYSQPVDLTQASGFDPSAAYRFSLSIAGAEKNGNGQADIKVRLTDGTFAPLNNDAEDSFARGRDGGFNGLNAGAYQALPANTDYQNFQLCLTLKGINMVFPNGHGEYVYQDNPVYIDNLGVGSETLPYNYSDGTSMATPMITGAVAVLAERYQEDTAAKRAARTIGSVTKYDKFKDKCVSDGFIDLSQAATDNPYPVVNAAAITDDTVTIDGYFFGKNPAVTIGGKAAQIQSNETTENGGQRLVVSRPADVSGMARVSVTSSEKGEGHQSYDFGAIKDVAYFENTLPLPEDAAFYDTEAYQMVGYGDYLYCIPHFYNLPEIVTMLWRFNVNTQTWDQVALPEDAPMINATAVVWQDKLLIYSHDIGTVGTILTYDGSTWTQTPGFSNEELPSSATLVNNDGQLLAVGGASSNAVYAIDLDNHTLPPMGNTLRTARGTLVSAGHGQLIVSGGLEAGNQNGTLPGVERLTLDNGVFTAAKLDMTGIKTGNLSGFASAAVKDGFMLVGPETDTGSTDTYTLGASGNLTPYEKRVDNAALANPSAAAYKGQFYVLARTYTTDSNFIFKSTAVQTEDPVTPDTPVTPDNNGDGNANNVGTGIAGMMPIASAAVLLLCAAGIMVLVMKRRNKMQS is encoded by the coding sequence TTGAAAAAACGGATTTTATGTATTTTACTCAGCTTGCTCATGGTTTTATCGCTGGTTCCAGCGGGCGCACTGGCCCAGGAGGAAGAAACGCCAGTGTCCTATGATAACTGTGCGGCGGGTGAGGCCATTGTGTGTATGGAAAAAGCTTCGCCGCTCTCACGCAGCGCGGTACCAAGCCTGCTGGCTGGCGCCGAGGTGCTCATGGACATCTCTGAGGCCCCGGCAGCAGGGGCGCGCAGCCTGTCGGCGGACGCCGGCGGTCAGGTGCTGGCGCTGGTGCGGGACGAGAACCGCAGCACAGAGGAGCTCATCGCTGAGCTTAACACCTATCCGCAGGTGGCCTTTGCTGAGCCAAACTATGCCATCTCGCCCATCACAGACGAGGCCAGTGTACCGGCAGCTGTGGAGGAAAGCCCTGCGCCTGAAACCGCTGTTCCAGCGGAAAGCAATACTGCCGCAGCGGCGCCGGCTGCCGAGGCAGCGCAGGCTGCACCTGCTGCCAAAGCGCCTGGCGCTGTCAACACAGCGGATATCATGACCAATTACCAGTGGGCTTATGACAACACTGGCAACTATTTCAGCTCTCTTCCGGGTTTTGATATGCATTACGACGGCTGGAATCAGGCTTCTGGCACCTCGGGCAGTGACGATGTTGTCATTGCTGTGCTGGACACAGGGGTGGATGCCAAAAACCCGGATCTCGAAAATAAAATGTGGAGCCGCGGCGGTTTGAATCTGCCCGGCGGTGAACACGGCATTAACTATGGCGGATATACTGATGAACAGATGGCGGACACCTCTGACCCTAACGGCCACGGCACGCACTGCGCAGGCATTATCGGGGCAGAATGGGGAAACGGCGGTGTTTCCGGCACCTCACAAAACGCCAAAATCATGGCGCTGCGCTATGGAAGCTTTATCTCCACTGTGCTCGCGTGCTATGACTACATGGCCTCTGCCATCGACCTTGATGTAAACCTGAAGGCTGTCAACTGCTCTTTTACCAGCTCTGGCTCGCCAAAATCTCTGGATCTGGCCGTAGAAAAGCTTGGTAAAATGGGCCTGGTCTCTGTCTACGGGTCTGCCAACTCGGCAGCGGATAACGATAAAACCGGGATTCTGTCCTCTACCTTTATCGATAACCCTTACGCCGTTGTGGTGGACGCCGCCAACGCCTATGGCCAGATGGCTCTCTACAGCTGCTATGGCCAGCGCACCACGGATATCGTAGCGCCCGGCTCCCGGATTCTTTCTACCTGGCCAACGGATAAGGCCTTCTATTATCCGGAATTTTCAAACAGCAATCTCTTTTACGAGGGCTTTGAAAACGCCGATTCGCTCAAATTCTATACCGACGCTGATCCGGCTAAAGGTAAGGAATGCGGAGAAATCACCGGAGAAAAGGTGTATAACGGCCAAAAGAGCTTAAAGCTCCAGGGCACCGCAGAGGGCAATACGGTTTACTCACAGCCCGTTGACCTGACCCAGGCTTCTGGCTTCGACCCTTCTGCTGCTTATCGTTTTTCACTGAGCATTGCCGGTGCAGAGAAAAACGGCAACGGCCAGGCTGACATAAAAGTCCGGCTGACAGACGGCACCTTCGCGCCGCTCAACAACGACGCCGAAGATTCTTTTGCCCGCGGACGGGACGGCGGCTTTAACGGCCTTAACGCCGGCGCGTATCAGGCGCTTCCGGCCAATACGGATTACCAGAATTTCCAGCTCTGCCTAACCTTAAAGGGCATTAATATGGTATTCCCCAACGGCCACGGCGAATATGTTTATCAGGACAACCCAGTCTACATCGATAACCTGGGGGTTGGCAGCGAAACCCTTCCCTATAATTATTCGGACGGTACCTCCATGGCAACGCCCATGATCACCGGTGCGGTGGCTGTGCTGGCTGAGCGCTACCAGGAGGATACGGCGGCCAAACGCGCTGCCCGCACCATCGGCAGTGTCACCAAATACGATAAATTTAAAGACAAATGCGTGTCGGACGGCTTCATCGACCTGAGCCAAGCTGCTACGGATAATCCTTACCCGGTGGTCAACGCTGCGGCTATCACAGACGACACAGTAACCATCGACGGCTATTTCTTTGGCAAAAACCCGGCCGTCACCATTGGCGGCAAGGCGGCCCAAATCCAGTCGAATGAAACCACCGAGAACGGCGGTCAGCGGCTGGTGGTCTCACGTCCTGCGGATGTGAGCGGCATGGCCCGGGTATCGGTCACTTCTTCTGAAAAGGGTGAGGGACACCAGTCCTACGACTTTGGCGCGATCAAGGATGTGGCTTATTTTGAAAACACCCTGCCCCTGCCCGAGGACGCTGCCTTTTACGATACGGAGGCTTACCAGATGGTGGGATATGGGGATTACCTCTACTGTATCCCGCATTTTTATAACTTACCTGAGATTGTGACCATGCTCTGGCGGTTTAATGTCAACACCCAAACCTGGGATCAGGTGGCGCTGCCTGAGGACGCCCCCATGATTAATGCGACGGCGGTTGTCTGGCAGGACAAGCTGCTGATTTACAGCCACGATATCGGTACAGTGGGCACAATCCTGACCTATGACGGCAGCACCTGGACGCAGACGCCTGGCTTTAGCAACGAGGAACTGCCCTCCTCCGCTACTCTGGTAAACAATGACGGACAGCTGCTGGCAGTGGGCGGCGCCTCAAGCAATGCGGTTTACGCCATCGATTTAGACAACCATACGCTTCCCCCCATGGGTAACACCCTTCGGACAGCCAGGGGGACGCTGGTCAGCGCCGGCCATGGGCAGCTTATTGTCAGCGGCGGGCTGGAAGCTGGCAACCAAAACGGTACGCTGCCGGGTGTTGAACGGCTCACGCTGGATAACGGCGTCTTTACGGCTGCTAAGCTGGATATGACGGGGATTAAAACCGGCAATCTGTCCGGCTTTGCCAGCGCTGCTGTTAAAGACGGTTTTATGCTGGTTGGGCCAGAGACGGACACGGGCAGCACCGATACCTATACCCTCGGCGCTTCGGGCAATCTGACGCCTTATGAAAAACGGGTGGATAACGCGGCGCTGGCCAATCCGTCGGCCGCGGCCTATAAAGGACAGTTTTATGTTCTGGCCCGCACCTATACCACCGACAGTAATTTTATTTTTAAATCCACGGCTGTGCAGACCGAGGATCCTGTAACGCCGGATACTCCGGTAACTCCGGATAACAACGGGGACGGCAATGCAAATAATGTGGGCACAGGCATAGCGGGCATGATGCCCATAGCCAGCGCCGCTGTCCTGCTGCTCTGCGCTGCGGGGATTATGGTGCTGGTGATGAAAAGACGTAATAAGATGCAAAGCTAA